In one window of Cololabis saira isolate AMF1-May2022 chromosome 23, fColSai1.1, whole genome shotgun sequence DNA:
- the myf5 gene encoding myogenic factor 5 has product MEVFSPSQVYYDSACASSPDSLEFGAGMELTGSEEDEHVRVPGAPHQPGHCLQWACKACKRKSSFVDRRRAATMRERRRLKKVNHAFEALRRCTSANPSQRLPKVEILRNAIQYIESLQDLLREQVENFYGLPGESSSEPGSPLSSCSDGMAGSNSPVWQQLNANYSNSYSYAKNESLDGKTAGASSLECLSSIVDRLSSVGAACGPAALRDMATFSPPSSDSQPCTPESPGSRPVYHVL; this is encoded by the exons ATGGAGGTTTTCTCGCCATCCCAGGTCTACTACGACAGCGCGTGCGCCTCCTCCCCAGACAGCCTAGAGTTTGGCGCCGGCATGGAGCTTACGGGCTCCGAGGAGGACGAGCACGTCAGGGTCCCGGGAGCCCCTCACCAGCCGGGACACTGCCTCCAGTGGGCCTGCAAGGCCTGCAAACGCAAGTCCAGCTTTGTGGACCGCAGACGGGCGGCCACCATGCGCGAGCGCCGGCGGCTAAAGAAGGTCAACCACGCTTTCGAGGCTCTGAGGCGCTGCACCTCGGCCAACCCCAGCCAGCGCCTGCCCAAGGTGGAGATCCTGCGCAACGCCATCCAGTACATCGAGAGCCTGCAGGACCTGCTACGAGAGCAGGTGGAGAACTTTTACGGCCTACCTGGAGAGAGTAGCTCTGAGCCCGGGAGCCCCCTGTCCAGCTGCTCTGACGGCATG GCAGGAAGCAACAGTCCAGTGTGGCAACAGCTGAATGCAAACTACAGCAACAGCTACTCCTACGCAAAGAATG AAAGTTTGGACGGCAAAACAGCTGGCGCGTCCAGCCTGGAGTGCCTGTCCAGCATCGTGGACCGCCTGTCCTCCGTGGGGGCCGCCTGCGGACCGGCCGCTCTGAGGGACATGGCCACCTTCTCCCCCCCCAGCTCCGACTCGCAGCCCTGCACGCCGGAGAGCCCCGGATCCAGGCCCGTCTACCACGTCCTGTGA